TATTTTCATTGATTTTAGAAAATAAAATTGGGGGATAGTGTTCTTGTTTAGAACAAATGGTTCGTAATGCACTTACTATTCCCTCCCCTAATCCCATGATAGAAGATAATTCTTTATTTTTAAGAGATTGTACGTTTGTATCAGACAAGAGCTGTTGGAATATCTGAAAATTTTGGGATACAGTTAAACCCTTTCTCAAATTATTTTCTGACAATTGACGTCTAAGTTTCCGATGTTTAACTTTAAGTTTAACGAGCATGCTTTCGTCAGTGATTTCTATGCAAGTCACTGTGGGAACACTAGCCATCATTGCCGCAAGACGTCTTTGGTGACCTTCTAAAATTACATACCCATAATCGAGATTTGTATTTTGAAAATAATCTGGATCATTCTGCCGATCCGTTAAAAATATCTCAATTGGTTCAATTAAACCATCTACTCTTATCGAAAAAGCTAGCTCTCTTAAAAAGTTGTAACTTTCTTCAATACTATCATTTGATTCAATATTTAATTGTGAAAATTCAGGGATATTAAACTCCCCTGTTTCATCTGATAACTTGCAAAGTGATTTATCACTCCCAATAAATAAGTATTTTCTTAACCAGTGTTCATCAATAATTTCTCCTGGCCTGGGGTTAAATGGATCAGGAATCAAAGTAAATGGATCTTGCTCAACTAGCTGTTTGCCTCTTGTAAATTTTAAATTAGCTGTTATTGCTGCTCTAGTAACGGTATCAGGTTTATTGATTTTACTAGATGTCAGAGATTTCGTAATTATTTTCTTTTTGAGTGACATTGCTTATATCTCCTAGTACCTTGTTATATACAAACTCCCCTAATGCTACTGCTTCAATTGCAAAACGATCGTTATCCTTTAATTCAGTATATGGCGCAGTAATAGGTGCCTGATCCTCGTCAATATCAACTGCTCTTGGAGAATCATGTATTTCTATATTCTCTATAAGTAACTTTGCCAGCAATGGATTTGCCTTAATGGTATCAACAATTCGGTTTTGAGGTGTTCGTTTGTTATAATCAACTTTATTTTTTAATAACCCTATAATCTTAGCTTGCGCATTTGTAGGTCTATAAACATTTTGACGGTTTACAAGATCCACCATCCCAGCTAATCCTTGAAGGGATTTATTACTCAACTCCAATGGAATTAAAACATGGGTGGCTGCACGAATAGCACTTTGAGTTAAGGGTCCTTTAGCGGGTGGAGTATCAATAAGAATCAAATCATACCCACAATCAATAAACTCATCCATTGCGAAAAAGTCATAGGGTCGCTGTACAATGCTCTCCAAACTGTCGCTGTATTCAAATGCTTCAATATCCTTAATTAATCCAGCATCACTTGGTAATATCTCTAAATTTTCAAGATCAGTTGGATAAGGTACAACGGGGTTTTCTGTCCACATGTCTAAAGCTGAAGAACGTCCATCCCAACCATCATCATCAGGATCATTTGGATCAAAATCTGGGTGTAAAGGAGGTTTATAATTAGACATATCTCTTATACGTGTATCACGAAGAAATCTGTATGACATATTTCCTTGGGGATCGAAATCTAATACAAGAACTTTTTTACTCTTCTTAAAGGCAATATATGTTGAAATTAATTGGCTTATTAAACTTTTACCAACACCTCCTTTATTATTAGCAACCACTAATATCTTTGGATTTTTCTTTTTCATTGGTTACTCCACCATATTATTTTAAATAAAATGTATCTTAGATAGAAATAGCAGTCAATAGTAATTCAATACTGTATTGAGTATTATCAATTGTTTTTTATCAATAAGAATTTGTATATCGTTGATGCGTATCAAACTTAATTCTAAAAGGCTCAAAAACCGCTTTAAAACAACAATATAGTGATTTTGATCATTTTTAGTTATTTGGTAAAAATGTATTGATCTAAACGAAATTCCGATCCACAATATTTTATATTAGTAAGTTGTATTGAGTATTAATAAACAAGTATCATTAACTGAAGATAACAAATGGATAAAAAACGAAAAGATTAAAACAAAAGGGTTATAAAAAGTCTGCCAACTTTCTATAACCCTGTAATGAAATTTAGCCCTTAGAACGAGACTAAATATATAAAGAACTTCTTTCGACCGATAGTTCTTAGGTATTTCATTTCATATTTTAGACTCGTTCCCTAAAAAAAACAATAAGATAAGGATATTATCTATGGGGAACCTTTGTTCAATTTTTCACGTGAGATTCAAAAATCTCATTAAAGTGATTCCATCTGCCCGAAAGGCACAACTGGTAGATTACATACTTCTCGGTTGGCAAACCAGCACTTATAAATTAAAAAACTCCCAAAAAAAATGGTTTATGAA
The sequence above is a segment of the Legionella sp. PC997 genome. Coding sequences within it:
- a CDS encoding chromosome partitioning protein ParB, whose amino-acid sequence is MSLKKKIITKSLTSSKINKPDTVTRAAITANLKFTRGKQLVEQDPFTLIPDPFNPRPGEIIDEHWLRKYLFIGSDKSLCKLSDETGEFNIPEFSQLNIESNDSIEESYNFLRELAFSIRVDGLIEPIEIFLTDRQNDPDYFQNTNLDYGYVILEGHQRRLAAMMASVPTVTCIEITDESMLVKLKVKHRKLRRQLSENNLRKGLTVSQNFQIFQQLLSDTNVQSLKNKELSSIMGLGEGIVSALRTICSKQEHYPPILFSKINENTLTFKMIRALAPKSYKEIELALTEPNSFSTQNKKKLVKSRGRQGGAIKKYATFKIGDQKESDSLQRLLLTRFPEINNLAVQDSSYKTLEMILNQIKELALKEEICPGAN
- a CDS encoding ParA family protein — protein: MKKKNPKILVVANNKGGVGKSLISQLISTYIAFKKSKKVLVLDFDPQGNMSYRFLRDTRIRDMSNYKPPLHPDFDPNDPDDDGWDGRSSALDMWTENPVVPYPTDLENLEILPSDAGLIKDIEAFEYSDSLESIVQRPYDFFAMDEFIDCGYDLILIDTPPAKGPLTQSAIRAATHVLIPLELSNKSLQGLAGMVDLVNRQNVYRPTNAQAKIIGLLKNKVDYNKRTPQNRIVDTIKANPLLAKLLIENIEIHDSPRAVDIDEDQAPITAPYTELKDNDRFAIEAVALGEFVYNKVLGDISNVTQKENNYEISDI